One Sporomusaceae bacterium ACPt DNA window includes the following coding sequences:
- the pth gene encoding Peptidyl-tRNA hydrolase, with amino-acid sequence MKIVVGLGNPGQEYSATRHNIGFMTVDKLADRWGIVSWRDRYNALVGEYRGVETVLLVKPQTYMNLSGRAVAPLAAFYKVSPEDIIVIYDDLDLPTGRLRLRLKGGSGGHRGIESMLYELGKDDFARIRIGIGRPPQGWETANYVLSRFAAEEAPLVSQAIGQAADAVECILKEGFTKAMNKFNAGK; translated from the coding sequence ATGAAAATTGTCGTTGGCCTGGGCAATCCCGGGCAGGAATACAGCGCTACCCGCCATAACATTGGTTTTATGACGGTGGATAAACTGGCTGACCGGTGGGGAATTGTATCGTGGCGCGACCGCTACAACGCGCTGGTGGGTGAATACCGGGGGGTTGAGACAGTGCTGCTCGTCAAACCTCAGACCTATATGAATTTGAGTGGCCGGGCGGTAGCGCCGCTGGCTGCATTTTATAAAGTCAGCCCGGAAGATATCATTGTTATTTATGATGATTTAGATTTGCCTACAGGCCGGTTGCGGCTCAGGCTTAAGGGCGGCTCAGGCGGTCATCGCGGCATTGAGTCAATGCTGTATGAACTGGGCAAGGATGACTTTGCCCGCATTCGCATTGGCATTGGCCGGCCGCCGCAAGGCTGGGAAACAGCTAACTATGTGCTGAGCCGGTTTGCTGCTGAGGAAGCGCCACTGGTCAGTCAGGCCATAGGCCAGGCGGCCGATGCTGTGGAATGTATTCTGAAAGAAGGTTTTACCAAGGCTATGAACAAATTTAATGCAGGTAAATAA
- the purR gene encoding Pur operon repressor — MDKVRKMERVAALTKLLADRPRHLFSLTYFSELFNAAKSTICEDLNTIRETMVHFGLGTIETVAGAAGGVRFIPGLSGREADKLLSDLARRLAEPDRIIPGGFLYMSDLLFTPHLMVKVGEVFMERLAHLSPDYIVTVETKGIPLAFMTARAFDLPLITVRRGSKVTEGSAVGINYVTGSSKRIQTMSLPKRALPAGARVLIIDDFMKAGGTARGMVDLAQEVGAEVCGIGVLVATAQPEHKLVDDYLALLILHDVDEHTKVTDIRPVLTTG, encoded by the coding sequence ATGGATAAAGTACGGAAAATGGAACGGGTAGCCGCTTTGACCAAGCTGCTTGCAGATCGACCTCGCCATTTGTTTTCGCTCACATATTTCAGTGAGCTATTTAACGCTGCTAAATCAACCATCTGTGAAGATTTAAACACCATAAGAGAAACTATGGTCCACTTCGGATTAGGGACTATTGAGACCGTTGCCGGTGCGGCAGGTGGCGTTCGCTTTATTCCCGGTCTGTCGGGGCGGGAGGCCGACAAACTGCTGAGTGATTTGGCCCGGCGTCTGGCTGAACCTGACCGGATCATTCCCGGTGGTTTTTTATACATGTCAGATTTGTTGTTTACCCCGCATTTGATGGTCAAGGTTGGCGAAGTGTTTATGGAGAGATTGGCCCATTTGTCGCCTGATTATATAGTAACGGTTGAAACTAAAGGTATTCCATTGGCGTTCATGACCGCCCGCGCTTTTGATCTGCCGCTTATTACCGTGCGGCGAGGCAGTAAAGTAACAGAAGGTTCGGCTGTTGGTATTAACTACGTAACCGGATCGTCAAAACGCATTCAGACTATGTCGCTGCCGAAGCGGGCGCTTCCTGCCGGGGCCAGAGTCCTGATTATTGACGATTTTATGAAAGCAGGCGGCACAGCACGCGGCATGGTTGATCTGGCTCAGGAAGTGGGGGCCGAGGTATGCGGCATCGGTGTATTAGTGGCAACAGCCCAGCCCGAGCATAAATTGGTGGATGACTATTTGGCGCTGCTTATTTTACATGACGTAGATGAACATACTAAGGTAACAGACATACGGCCGGTATTAACAACCGGCTAA
- the ispE gene encoding 4-diphosphocytidyl-2-C-methyl-D-erythritol kinase, whose product MLTLNAYAKINLALDVLYKRPDGYHEVAMIMQAISLSDTVTLTRQPEDIELSVNIRGLAADASNLAYRAAALLRDYAKTAQGVHIKLDKRIPLAAGLAGGSADAAAVLKGLNLLWELNLDMEELSKLAAKLGSDVPFCLYGGTMLATGRGEKVAPLSPLPSCYVILAKPAVEVPTAWVYGQFKADKALARPDIAVIRQYLELGDLAGVAKRMVNVLESVTIPAYPEIARIKEFMLEYGAMAALMSGSGPTVFGLTESLEQAETVAGRLKARGVPEIFIAETVSEVE is encoded by the coding sequence ATGCTAACACTTAACGCTTATGCCAAAATCAACTTGGCGCTTGATGTTCTTTATAAACGCCCTGACGGCTACCACGAGGTAGCGATGATTATGCAAGCCATTAGTCTTTCTGACACCGTAACTTTGACCAGACAGCCGGAAGATATTGAGCTTAGCGTCAATATACGGGGATTGGCTGCAGATGCCAGCAATTTGGCTTACCGCGCCGCCGCATTGCTCAGGGATTATGCAAAGACAGCGCAAGGCGTTCATATTAAGCTGGACAAGCGCATCCCGCTGGCGGCAGGGTTGGCTGGCGGCAGCGCAGATGCTGCTGCTGTGCTCAAGGGACTTAATCTCTTGTGGGAACTTAATCTTGACATGGAAGAGCTTAGCAAGCTGGCGGCCAAACTTGGTTCAGATGTGCCGTTCTGCCTGTATGGGGGCACGATGTTGGCTACTGGACGCGGGGAGAAGGTAGCGCCGCTTTCGCCGCTCCCTTCTTGTTATGTGATATTGGCCAAGCCGGCAGTCGAAGTTCCGACTGCGTGGGTGTATGGGCAATTCAAAGCAGATAAAGCCTTAGCCCGGCCTGATATTGCTGTTATACGGCAATATCTCGAACTGGGGGATTTGGCCGGAGTTGCCAAGCGTATGGTCAATGTGTTGGAAAGCGTAACCATTCCAGCCTATCCGGAAATTGCCAGAATTAAGGAATTTATGTTGGAATATGGAGCTATGGCCGCGTTGATGTCAGGCAGCGGGCCAACAGTGTTTGGCCTGACAGAAAGCCTTGAACAGGCGGAAACTGTTGCGGGCCGCCTAAAAGCCCGAGGTGTACCGGAAATATTTATAGCAGAAACCGTTTCAGAGGTGGAGTGA
- the tdcB_1 gene encoding L-threonine ammonia-lyase, translating into MSDTKNSVTLSDIETAREALAGIVHHTTLDRSSTFSSLTGNEVYLKLENMQKTGSFKIRGAYNKIHTLTPEEKANGVIAASAGNHAQGVAYGASRAGIKSTIVMPEIAPLAKITATRGYGAEVVLAGAVYDEAYNKAVEIQAETGQTFIHAFNDPAVIAGQGTIGLEILQDLEDVAAIVTPIGGGGLIAGIAVAVKELAPHVKIYGVQAQGAPAMYMSKRAHILKTTKDAETFADGIAVKVPGDITFTLIDKYVDDIVVVDDEAIAGTILMLLERAKLMVEGAGAISLTAILHDKIPAKGKIVSVISGGNVDVNFISRIIERGLVKAGRRVRLSTVVVDRPGSLQRLLAIIAHLQANVLYVSHDRVEKHVPLGQAVVEIGLETRDVLHTDHILASLRHEGYKVEII; encoded by the coding sequence GTGTCTGACACTAAAAACAGCGTCACGCTGTCCGACATTGAAACAGCCCGGGAGGCCTTAGCCGGCATTGTCCACCATACTACTTTGGATAGAAGCAGTACCTTCAGCTCTTTGACAGGTAATGAAGTTTATTTAAAGCTGGAAAATATGCAAAAGACCGGATCATTTAAAATCCGGGGCGCTTACAATAAAATACACACTCTAACCCCGGAAGAAAAGGCAAACGGGGTTATTGCCGCGTCGGCCGGTAACCATGCCCAAGGGGTGGCCTATGGTGCGAGTCGGGCAGGAATTAAATCGACGATTGTAATGCCGGAGATTGCGCCATTGGCGAAAATTACGGCTACCCGGGGTTATGGGGCTGAGGTGGTGCTGGCAGGGGCGGTCTACGACGAAGCCTATAATAAAGCGGTAGAAATTCAGGCTGAGACCGGCCAGACGTTTATCCATGCCTTCAACGACCCGGCTGTTATTGCCGGACAGGGTACAATTGGTCTTGAGATACTGCAAGACTTGGAAGATGTTGCCGCCATTGTCACGCCTATTGGCGGCGGGGGCTTGATTGCCGGCATTGCTGTGGCAGTAAAAGAACTAGCGCCTCATGTTAAGATTTACGGGGTGCAGGCCCAAGGTGCTCCGGCAATGTATATGTCCAAGCGGGCACACATTTTGAAGACAACTAAAGACGCCGAGACTTTTGCCGATGGTATTGCCGTTAAAGTCCCTGGCGATATAACTTTTACCCTTATTGATAAATATGTCGATGATATTGTGGTGGTTGATGACGAGGCCATTGCCGGCACAATTCTGATGCTGTTAGAACGGGCCAAACTAATGGTGGAAGGAGCAGGGGCAATTAGTCTTACAGCTATTTTACATGACAAAATTCCGGCCAAAGGTAAAATTGTCAGCGTTATTTCCGGCGGCAATGTCGACGTTAATTTTATTTCCCGCATTATCGAACGTGGTTTGGTTAAGGCCGGACGCCGGGTGCGGTTGTCAACTGTTGTGGTAGACAGGCCAGGCAGCCTGCAGCGTCTCTTAGCCATCATTGCTCATTTGCAGGCCAACGTACTCTATGTTTCACACGACCGGGTAGAGAAGCATGTGCCGCTAGGCCAGGCCGTAGTTGAAATTGGTTTGGAAACCAGGGATGTTCTCCACACTGACCACATACTGGCTTCGCTTCGCCATGAAGGATATAAGGTGGAAATTATTTGA
- the prs gene encoding Ribose-phosphate pyrophosphokinase yields MEDTKRLRIFSGNANPELAQEIAVYLGLAVGDAFVGRFNNGEIQVMIDESVRGTDVFIVQPTSFPVNDNIMELLIMIDAVKRASARNITAVVPYYAYARQDRKTRGREPISAKLMANLLTVAGATRVVTMDLHAGQIQGFFDIPVDNLPGVPTLAEYVTSLNLEDMVVVSPDLGGVSRARQFADRLHAPIAIIEKRRPAPGVAEVMNLIGSVEGKTAVIVDDIVDTAGSLTEGANALARMGAKAVYACCTHAVLSDPAVERIEKSNITELIVTNTIPVPEVKRTPKIKVLSVAPLLGEAIIRIFGELSVSKLFDD; encoded by the coding sequence ATGGAAGACACGAAACGCTTAAGAATTTTTAGCGGCAACGCCAATCCGGAGCTGGCTCAGGAAATTGCCGTCTATCTCGGACTGGCGGTGGGCGATGCCTTTGTTGGCCGGTTCAACAACGGTGAGATTCAAGTTATGATTGATGAAAGCGTGCGCGGCACCGATGTATTTATTGTTCAGCCAACCAGCTTCCCGGTTAATGACAATATAATGGAACTGTTGATAATGATTGATGCGGTAAAGCGGGCTTCGGCCAGAAATATTACCGCTGTCGTTCCCTACTACGCGTATGCCCGTCAGGATAGAAAAACTCGCGGCCGCGAGCCCATTTCGGCTAAGCTGATGGCCAATCTCCTGACAGTGGCCGGTGCTACCCGGGTTGTTACTATGGATCTTCATGCCGGACAGATCCAAGGCTTTTTTGATATCCCGGTTGACAATTTGCCGGGTGTGCCAACACTGGCTGAATATGTGACATCCTTAAATCTTGAAGACATGGTTGTGGTGTCGCCTGACTTGGGCGGCGTCAGCAGGGCCCGGCAGTTTGCCGACCGCCTGCATGCTCCTATTGCCATTATTGAGAAACGCCGTCCTGCTCCTGGCGTAGCTGAGGTTATGAACCTTATCGGCAGCGTCGAGGGCAAAACAGCCGTTATTGTTGATGACATTGTCGACACGGCCGGCTCTCTGACCGAAGGGGCTAATGCGCTGGCGAGAATGGGTGCTAAAGCGGTGTATGCCTGCTGCACTCATGCCGTACTGAGTGATCCTGCGGTAGAGCGTATTGAAAAGTCTAATATCACTGAACTTATTGTTACTAATACAATTCCGGTGCCGGAAGTAAAACGCACCCCCAAAATAAAAGTATTGTCAGTTGCCCCGCTGTTAGGTGAGGCGATCATTCGAATCTTCGGCGAACTGTCAGTGAGTAAACTGTTCGACGACTAA
- the cphA gene encoding Cyanophycin synthetase, with amino-acid sequence MQLLSTRFIAGPNIDSYRPVIKAILDIGMYEEIASNAIVGFIPRLSALLPGLKQHACSRGYPGGFIERLRSGTYLAHIFEHVALELQALAGEEYAATFGKTRGAGRPGVYSVVFGCKSGPVGLAAADGAYRLLLAVLAGEEFNVPELIAMLKRVGEDVKMGPSTQAVYNAAKRRGIPILRPDYETNFLILGYGAKQQRVWATITGRTSSVAVDLAGDKFLTNKMLQQNGIPVPYGTVVTSLDQALEAFAAIGPPVVVKPVGGNQGKGVTLNILDQAGLERAFILAARYDEQVLVEEYITGRQYRLCIVNGKLAAGAERIPAHVTGDGVHSIEELVEIANLNPARGRGHSRALTQLELDDTALAVLARQKLLPQSVPNAGKIVYVRDNANLSAGATAADITDKIHPDTVKLVERAVRLIGLDIAGVDVVVPDISQPVTTGFGAIIEVNAAPGIRMHLYPSAGTPRDVGAAIVDYLFPGGADGRIPIVAITGTNGKTTVTRLIAHIFRKAGYKTGMTTSDGIYVNQDCIAAGDTTGPASAAMVLADPTVEAAVLEVARGGIIRGGLGYDFADVGIITNITEDHIGQDGVEDLDDLAYIKSLVIEAVRPGGTVILNADDRRVTALKSRTKAEIVQISTNPDNIAVRRHLGEGGKACFVKNGTIYVANGQTEQAIIDIVDIPLTLGGIAEHNIQNAVIAVAACFSQGISLSVIRQGLKSFNNNPGRLMLIDIGKFRVCVDYAHNPAGCQALVNTLRQLNPGRLVGVIAAPGDRRDDVIISLGRVAGQGFDVIYIKEDHDLRGRRPGETAALLACGATEAGFAPERIITILDERQAVVVALKQAKPGDLIAIFYEKYSVVMDAITTFRSAAQAVSDKQNAEYQELVVAGVRMER; translated from the coding sequence ATGCAACTGTTATCTACACGTTTTATTGCCGGACCCAATATTGATAGCTACCGCCCGGTTATTAAAGCAATACTTGATATTGGAATGTATGAGGAAATTGCCAGTAATGCCATAGTTGGCTTTATTCCCCGCTTATCGGCATTGTTGCCGGGGTTAAAGCAGCATGCTTGCTCCCGTGGGTATCCGGGGGGATTTATTGAACGCTTGCGCTCTGGCACTTATTTAGCGCATATTTTTGAACATGTAGCGCTCGAACTCCAGGCGTTAGCTGGTGAAGAATATGCTGCAACCTTTGGCAAAACGCGGGGGGCCGGCAGGCCCGGAGTGTATAGCGTAGTTTTTGGCTGTAAATCAGGTCCGGTCGGATTGGCAGCTGCTGACGGTGCCTACCGGTTGTTGTTGGCCGTATTAGCTGGAGAGGAGTTCAATGTTCCTGAACTCATTGCTATGTTAAAAAGAGTTGGCGAAGACGTTAAAATGGGCCCAAGCACTCAGGCGGTATACAACGCTGCAAAAAGGCGTGGTATTCCGATTTTACGACCTGATTATGAAACTAATTTTCTCATTCTTGGTTATGGCGCCAAACAACAGCGGGTGTGGGCGACCATCACCGGCAGGACAAGCTCGGTAGCTGTTGATTTAGCTGGAGATAAGTTTCTTACCAACAAAATGTTGCAGCAAAACGGCATTCCTGTACCGTATGGAACTGTGGTTACAAGTCTGGATCAAGCTCTGGAAGCTTTTGCCGCAATAGGTCCCCCGGTCGTTGTGAAACCTGTCGGGGGCAATCAGGGTAAAGGAGTTACGCTAAACATTTTAGACCAGGCCGGACTTGAACGGGCTTTTATACTGGCTGCCCGGTATGATGAGCAAGTGTTGGTGGAAGAGTATATAACAGGTCGCCAATACCGGTTGTGTATTGTTAACGGCAAGCTGGCTGCAGGTGCCGAGCGGATACCGGCTCATGTTACCGGCGATGGCGTGCATAGTATTGAGGAATTAGTTGAGATTGCCAATCTAAATCCAGCGCGCGGTCGCGGTCACAGTCGTGCTCTAACTCAGCTCGAGCTGGATGATACTGCTTTGGCGGTATTGGCCAGACAAAAGCTATTGCCCCAGTCTGTACCTAATGCCGGTAAAATTGTATATGTCCGTGACAACGCTAACTTAAGCGCCGGTGCTACCGCCGCCGATATTACCGATAAGATACATCCCGATACTGTGAAGCTGGTCGAACGGGCTGTACGGTTAATTGGACTTGATATTGCCGGGGTTGACGTTGTTGTTCCGGATATTTCCCAGCCGGTAACGACTGGTTTTGGCGCCATAATTGAGGTTAATGCCGCTCCCGGTATTAGGATGCACCTGTATCCGAGCGCCGGAACACCGCGTGATGTTGGCGCTGCTATTGTTGACTACCTATTTCCCGGAGGGGCTGACGGTCGGATACCCATAGTGGCAATAACCGGGACTAACGGCAAAACAACAGTAACCAGGCTTATAGCTCATATCTTCCGCAAGGCCGGTTATAAAACAGGAATGACGACATCTGACGGTATTTATGTTAATCAGGATTGTATCGCCGCCGGCGACACCACCGGTCCAGCCAGCGCGGCCATGGTATTGGCCGATCCAACGGTTGAGGCCGCTGTACTTGAAGTAGCGCGCGGGGGCATCATCAGAGGCGGACTTGGCTATGACTTTGCCGATGTCGGAATAATTACCAATATTACCGAAGATCATATTGGACAAGACGGTGTTGAAGATCTCGACGACTTGGCCTACATTAAGTCCCTGGTTATTGAGGCAGTACGTCCCGGCGGGACTGTAATCCTCAATGCTGATGACCGGCGGGTAACGGCCCTTAAGTCGCGGACTAAGGCTGAAATCGTACAAATTAGCACCAATCCTGACAATATCGCCGTTCGCCGCCATTTAGGCGAAGGGGGTAAGGCCTGTTTTGTCAAAAACGGCACTATTTATGTGGCGAATGGTCAAACAGAGCAGGCAATCATTGACATCGTTGATATTCCGCTAACACTGGGCGGTATTGCCGAGCATAATATTCAAAACGCCGTTATCGCTGTTGCTGCGTGTTTTAGCCAAGGTATTTCACTGTCCGTTATCCGCCAAGGTCTAAAAAGTTTCAATAATAATCCCGGCCGGCTCATGCTGATCGATATAGGCAAATTCCGGGTATGTGTCGACTATGCCCACAATCCTGCCGGCTGCCAGGCATTGGTAAATACATTGCGCCAGCTCAACCCCGGCAGACTGGTTGGCGTAATTGCCGCGCCGGGTGACCGGCGTGATGATGTGATCATCAGTCTCGGGCGGGTAGCCGGACAAGGGTTTGACGTTATCTACATCAAGGAGGACCATGACCTGCGCGGTCGGCGACCGGGCGAGACGGCGGCTCTTTTGGCCTGCGGCGCGACGGAAGCAGGTTTCGCTCCTGAACGGATTATAACAATACTTGATGAACGCCAAGCTGTGGTTGTCGCATTAAAGCAGGCCAAACCCGGTGATTTAATCGCAATTTTTTATGAAAAGTATAGTGTCGTGATGGATGCGATAACAACTTTCCGTAGTGCTGCTCAAGCGGTTAGCGATAAGCAGAATGCTGAATATCAAGAGTTGGTGGTAGCCGGGGTACGTATGGAAAGGTAA
- the glmU gene encoding Bifunctional protein GlmU, whose protein sequence is MSNLVAVILAAGKGTRMKSALPKVLHRVGGKPMVQHVLDAAKFAGAAKNIVVIGFGAQAVADTLAGQAEFVVQAEQLGTGHAVMQARAELADSGGTVMVLCGDTPLLTGELLRTLYTEHVSAQAAATVLTAIMPDPKGYGRVIRDTAGKVVKIVEHKDAGPSELLVNEVNTGIYCFKVKQLLAALDCLTCNNAQGEYYLTDVIAILNSKGQTVWAVNAADYRETLGINSRLQLAEAEGIIRRRKLEALMENGVTIMDPSSTFIDDTVEIGPDTVIYPFTWIEGTSKIGANSTIGPNTRIENTIIGDHATIHFTYVHDAIIGDHVTVGPYVHLRPKTELKDGVKIGNFVEVKNTVVGENSKIPHLSYIGDTDMGAGVNIGSGTITVNYDGKHKHRTIIEDEAFIGCNTNLVAPVTVGRGSYVAAGSTITKNVPPGSLGVARARQNNIEGWAEKQRR, encoded by the coding sequence ATGTCAAATTTAGTGGCTGTCATCCTTGCGGCCGGTAAAGGAACGCGGATGAAGTCGGCCCTGCCGAAGGTGCTTCACCGGGTAGGTGGTAAACCGATGGTTCAGCATGTGCTGGATGCGGCCAAGTTTGCAGGAGCAGCAAAGAATATTGTCGTGATAGGTTTTGGTGCCCAGGCGGTCGCAGATACGCTGGCTGGACAGGCGGAATTTGTTGTCCAGGCCGAGCAGTTAGGTACCGGTCATGCTGTTATGCAGGCCCGCGCCGAATTGGCTGATTCCGGGGGAACAGTCATGGTGCTTTGTGGCGATACGCCGCTCCTGACAGGAGAACTCTTGCGCACGTTGTATACTGAGCATGTAAGCGCTCAAGCAGCGGCTACTGTGCTCACGGCAATTATGCCTGACCCGAAAGGCTACGGCCGGGTAATTCGCGATACAGCCGGCAAGGTTGTCAAAATCGTCGAACATAAAGACGCTGGCCCGTCTGAATTACTGGTGAATGAGGTTAATACCGGCATCTACTGTTTTAAAGTCAAACAACTGTTGGCTGCTCTTGATTGTTTGACTTGTAACAATGCCCAAGGCGAATACTATCTGACCGATGTTATTGCTATTTTAAATAGCAAAGGCCAAACGGTATGGGCGGTGAATGCTGCTGATTACCGGGAAACACTGGGGATCAATTCCCGGCTGCAACTGGCAGAAGCCGAAGGCATCATCAGGCGTCGTAAACTTGAAGCATTGATGGAGAACGGTGTCACTATTATGGACCCAAGCAGCACTTTTATTGATGACACGGTCGAGATCGGGCCGGACACCGTTATTTATCCGTTTACCTGGATTGAAGGCACCAGCAAAATTGGCGCCAATTCTACCATCGGGCCTAATACTCGTATTGAAAATACCATCATCGGCGATCATGCCACAATTCATTTTACATATGTTCATGACGCTATTATCGGCGATCATGTGACTGTTGGACCTTATGTTCACCTACGCCCTAAGACTGAGCTGAAAGACGGGGTTAAGATCGGCAATTTTGTTGAAGTAAAAAACACGGTAGTTGGTGAAAATAGCAAAATTCCGCATCTTAGCTATATCGGCGATACAGATATGGGGGCTGGTGTTAATATTGGTTCAGGTACGATTACTGTCAACTATGATGGTAAACATAAACACCGTACGATTATAGAAGATGAAGCCTTTATCGGCTGTAATACTAATTTGGTGGCACCGGTCACTGTTGGCCGCGGCTCATATGTGGCGGCAGGCTCAACAATTACCAAAAACGTACCGCCCGGGTCCCTGGGGGTAGCACGCGCCCGTCAAAACAATATTGAGGGCTGGGCGGAAAAACAGCGGAGGTAA
- the cheW_1 gene encoding Chemotaxis protein CheW, with protein sequence MEMNNITADQELQLVIFRLAKEEYGLPITKVQEINRLVPITKLPQTPAFMEGIINLRGRIIPVVDLRKRFQLKVSDHNDDSRIIIVEVNGQTVGIIVDAVNEVVRLSSASVEPPPPTFILDAKYIHGVGKLEDRLLILLDIDQILTSQETIALRQLNV encoded by the coding sequence ATGGAAATGAACAACATAACGGCCGACCAGGAACTGCAACTGGTTATTTTCCGTTTGGCAAAAGAAGAATATGGACTGCCGATTACTAAGGTACAAGAGATAAACCGCCTGGTGCCAATAACAAAACTGCCGCAAACTCCGGCATTTATGGAGGGAATTATAAATTTACGCGGTCGGATTATCCCGGTAGTGGATCTTAGAAAACGTTTCCAACTCAAAGTCTCTGACCATAATGACGATAGCCGCATTATCATCGTTGAAGTAAATGGTCAGACAGTGGGGATTATTGTAGATGCTGTTAACGAGGTAGTACGGCTGTCATCAGCCAGTGTTGAACCACCGCCTCCGACGTTTATTTTGGATGCCAAATATATTCATGGCGTAGGTAAACTTGAGGACCGTTTACTCATCTTACTTGATATCGACCAGATTCTGACTTCGCAAGAGACTATTGCTTTAAGGCAACTAAACGTATAA
- the rspR gene encoding HTH-type transcriptional repressor RspR, translated as MERRLVPIKLDSYKPLREVVAETLREAIVNGVLKPGERLMEIQLAEELGVSRTPVREAIRKLELEGFVVMIPRRGTYVADLSIKDINEVYEIRTALDVLAAGLAVERITEDELEQLERLLVEIGELIGGGDTDKIVEIDSQFHDVLYRASRNDRLVGIINNLREQFTRFRSISIQYPGRMEKSIEEHRRLVEAIASRDTELAQQIAREHMENSEQTLLQDLNERRQI; from the coding sequence GTGGAGAGACGATTAGTACCTATTAAATTAGACAGCTATAAGCCGCTCAGAGAAGTGGTAGCCGAGACGCTGAGAGAAGCCATCGTCAACGGTGTTTTAAAACCAGGCGAGAGGCTGATGGAAATTCAACTGGCTGAAGAATTGGGTGTTAGCCGGACGCCGGTACGGGAAGCCATCCGTAAGCTTGAACTTGAAGGTTTTGTTGTTATGATTCCGCGTCGTGGCACGTATGTGGCTGATTTGTCAATTAAAGATATTAACGAAGTATATGAAATCCGGACTGCGCTTGATGTTTTGGCTGCTGGACTGGCCGTTGAGCGCATTACCGAAGATGAATTAGAACAACTTGAGCGATTGTTAGTGGAAATCGGAGAGCTTATCGGCGGAGGCGATACCGATAAGATTGTTGAAATTGACAGTCAATTCCATGACGTTTTATATCGGGCCAGTCGCAATGACCGGTTGGTAGGCATCATTAATAATCTCCGCGAACAGTTTACCCGTTTCCGGTCAATCTCGATCCAATATCCGGGCCGGATGGAAAAAAGTATCGAGGAACACCGGCGGCTTGTTGAGGCTATAGCCAGCCGCGATACCGAATTGGCTCAGCAGATAGCCCGGGAACATATGGAAAATTCTGAACAAACGCTGCTGCAAGACTTGAACGAACGTCGTCAGATATAG